A genomic window from Nematostella vectensis chromosome 9, jaNemVect1.1, whole genome shotgun sequence includes:
- the LOC5509477 gene encoding FK506-binding protein 5 isoform X2: MALLRRNAAQPDMDFPSQMMNNTQPMINPIYNLTDMQPSALLPQETMPMMQYSAVANTQDEFGRDSYGRNVEYDSSMDRTSRRDSNSRDDGMKRGQDWDASQRSDGGSRYDKRRRRSSSSERQPSTFFGRPLARRDNRDDRRESSLDRSSKWDRSRDRSPDRGYDDSGSGRRERDKSIAARRDEGGVNLNNWGTQNVQQNWVALQQQQLQQLQQMGNAALMGQNMLGQNMMGQNMLGQNMMAAGMNLGLNPAMASANNILSNLNPSLLPPMAASNTGLLGNGPSNSALQPTIGPQVYPEQTMAGSVGMDTQGSSQQGTLPITAYTRPNCSLEPPPPDMPMQKQKEKPEGCRTVFIGGLPESINEHIINEIFYVCGEITSIRISKGKGENARKFCHLRFGAKESVDTAVLFSGYRLYTRGENMAIESSRIFVDYAASRDDQQDYERELRAQAREERHRYREEMEKIRLVEEETEKKVKFFTDHAASELLHNLRNEQGSFYESFSTLTQWLERGEVTRKTVATFYALLNCIHNHIKRLVKEKKENEEIVERQKLEQYWRAKKVRDQGETILTVFNAACQKKCWDHFSKAQRRNISDWQKQVMEEMKLIEESEQPVKQDSVGMDLDEDSQGQPEESIKDQVESQTLETTVTAAAKGDQTANQTEVGAKAAFDPEDAKARAQAAGLKALAEKNTSLMWEVESYKNEMELLRDKYAAVFDEKDSQIARLTVALQGLQQYLQNAVLKPPQIKSSNIEVVVTKEEAKEDIETADMEIEGKAKEPADENIDTIDMETEMEPAEVEKADEVEVGKADEVEVGKADEVEVGKADEEEEGAAEPEGVADEQPAEEAKEKSKPAGRRASRRGKKQATQVEESQEDKTDAEKEKKKPKAKRGATKKKEEKEQKSEEEEDQAKSSSQEENVGESQEESAAKNQDEVVPDADEGGPDDKAPVTPKASDDTTQKPPVDTPSGTEAKQLDLPHPIQLVRLSENEMALVGVLCSFLSACPSGASAQQITAHVQRHVPGANQETVDKALTSLPMLFEQESEPVGQAWRFCGFTVGKQ; the protein is encoded by the exons ATGGCATTACTAAGAAGAAATGCAGCACAACCAGACATGGACTTCCCGTCGCAAATGATGAACAACACACAGCCAATGATAAACCCAATCTACAACCTCACAGACATGCAGCCGTCTGCGCTGTTGCCGCAAGAAACTATGCCTATGATGCAATATTCAGCAGTCGCCAACACCCAAGATGAGTTTGGTCGTGACAGTTATGGCAGGAATGTGGAATATGATTCCTCGATGGATAGAACAAGCCGCAGAGACTCCAACTCCAGGGATGATGGGATGAAACGCGGACAAGACTGGGATGCGTCACAGAGGTCAGATGGAGGCTCACGATATGACAAGCGCAGACGCAGAAGCAGCTCATCTGAGCGTCAACCTAGTACCTTCTTTGGCCGACCGCTGGCTAGGAGAGATAACAGAGATGACAGAAGAGAGTCGTCACTCGACAGGAGCTCAAAATGGGATAGAAGCAGGGATCGGAGTCCAGATAGAGGGTATGATGATTCTGGGAGTGGCCGCAGGGAGAGAGATAAGTCAATAGCGGCAAGAAGAGATGAGGGAGGAGTGAATCTAAACAACTGGGGAACCCAGAACGTGCAACAGAACTGGGTAGCACTTCAGCAACAACAGCTGCAACAACTGCAACAGATGGGAAATGCCGCCCTGATGGGTCAAAACATGTTAGGGCAGAACATGATGGGTCAAAACATGTTAGGGCAGAACATGATGGCAGCAGGGATGAATCTTGGACTAAACCCGGCTATGGCCTCAGCAAACAACATCCTCTCTAACCTCAACCCCAGCTTACTCCCTCCCATGGCTGCTTCAAACACAGGCTTGCTAGGCAATGGACCATCAAACAGTGCCCTGCAGCCCACAATTGGACCTCAAGTTTATCCTGAACAGACAATGGCTGGGTCAGTAGGCATGGATACTCAAGGGTCCAGCCAGCAAGGCACTCTCCCTATCACAGCATACACCCGCCCTAACTGCTCCCTAGAGCCTCCACCCCCCGACATGCCCATGCAGAAGCAGAAAGAGAAGCCTGAAGGCTGCCGCACAGTCTTCATCGGTGGTCTCCCTGAGTCCATCAATGAGCACATCATCAATGAAATCTTTTATGTCTGCGGTGAGATCACAAGTATCAGGATCTCTAAAGGGAAAGGAGAGAATGCTAGGAAGTTCTGCCATCTTAGGTTTGGTGCTAAGGAGTCTGTGGATACTGCAGTACTATTCTCAGGATATCGCCTGTACACCAGGGGTGAGAACATGGCCATTGAGTCATCTCGCATCTTTGTAGACTATGCAGCCTCCAGAGACGACCAGCAGGACTACGAGAGGGAGCTTAGAGCCCAGGCCAGAGAGGAGCGTCACAGATACAGAGAAGAAATGGAGAAGATCAGATTAGTTGAGGAAGAAACAGAGAAAAAGGTGAAGTTCTTTACAGACCATGCTGCATCAGAGCTACTGCACAATCTGCGCAATGAGCAGGGCTCATTCTACGAGTCATTCAGCACCCTGACTCAATGGCTAGAAAGAGGCGAGGTTACTCGCAAGACAGTTGCAACCTTCTATGCATTGTTGAATTGTATACACAATCATATAAAGAGGCTGGTTAAGGAGAAGAAGGAGAATGAAGAAATAGTGGAGCGCCAGAAATTGGAGCAGTACTGGAGGGCTAAGAAAGTCAGAGACCAAG GAGAGACAATCTTGACTGTTTTCAATGCAGCATGTCAGAAAAAATGCTGGGACCACTTCAGCAAGGCGCAGAGAAGAAACATCTCTGATTGGCAGAAACAAGTAATGGAG GAAATGAAACTGATTGAGGAATCCGAGCAACCAGTAAAACAGGACTCGGTAGGTATGGACCTTGATGAGGATTCCCAGGGACAACCAGAGGAAAGTATCAAAGACCAGGTAGAAAGCCAGACACTGGAGACCACAGTGACGGCGGCTGCTAAAGGTGACCAGACAGCCAACCAAACTGAAG TGGGTGCAAAGGCTGCTTTTGATCCAGAGGACGCCAAAGCAAGAGCTCAGGCTGCAGGGCTGAAAGCCCTCGCTGAGAAAAACACAAGCCTTATGTGGGAAGTGGAGTCTTACAAAAACGAGATGGAGCTTCTCAGGGACAAATATGCAGCAGTCTTCGATGAGAAGGATAGTCAG ATAGCACGGCTCACTGTTGCCCTGCAAGGCTTGCAGCAGTATCTACAGAACGCTGTGCTCAAGCCTCCCCAG ATCAAATCAAGCAATATTGAAGTTGTTGTAACAAAAGAAGAAGCAAAAGAGGATATAGAAACTGCAGATATGGAGATTGAAGGCAAAGCAAAGGAACCAGCTGATGAAAACATAGACACTATTGATATGGAGACTGAGATGGAGCCAGCTGAGGTGGAGAAGGCCGATGAGGTAGAGGTGGGGAAGGCCGATGAGGTTGAGGTGGGGAAGGCCGATGAGGTTGAGGTGGGGAAGGCAGATGAGGAAGAGGAAGGAGCTGCTGAACCAGAGGGAGTGGCAGACGAACAACCTGCTGAGGAAGCTAAGGAGAAGAGCAAACCTGCAGGCAGAAGGGCGAGCAGACGAGGAAAGAAGCAGGCAACACAAGTAGAGGAGTCCCAAGAAGACAAGACAGACGCAGAG aaagagaaaaagaaaccCAAAGCTAAACGAGgggctacaaagaaaaaagaggaaaaagaacaaaaatctgaggaggaggaggatcAGGCGAAAAGTTCAAGCCAAGAGGAAAACGTGGGAGAGAGTCAGGAAGAGTCAGCAGCTAAGAACCAGGATGAAGTTGTCCCTGATGCTGATGAGGGGGGGCCTGATGACAAGGCACCTGTCACACCTAAGGCTAGCGACGACACTACCCAGAAACCTCCAGTGGACACGCCAAGTGGGACTGAGGCCAAACAACTTGATCTCCCTCACCCTATACAGCTGGTGCGATTATCGGAGAACGAAATGGCATTGGTGGGAGTCCTGTGTTCATTCCTTTCCGCGTGCCCCTCTGGAGCCTCGGCACAGCAGATAACTGCTCATGTACAGCGCCATGTGCCGGGGGCCAATCAGGAGACTGTTGACAAGGCGCTGACAAGCTTACCCATGCTGTTTGAGCAAGAGAGTGAACCTGTGGGTCAGGCATGGAGGTTCTGTGGCTTTACTGTAGGCAAGCAGTAG
- the LOC5509477 gene encoding uncharacterized protein LOC5509477 isoform X1, producing MALLRRNAAQPDMDFPSQMMNNTQPMINPIYNLTDMQPSALLPQETMPMMQYSAVANTQDEFGRDSYGRNVEYDSSMDRTSRRDSNSRDDGMKRGQDWDASQRSDGGSRYDKRRRRSSSSERQPSTFFGRPLARRDNRDDRRESSLDRSSKWDRSRDRSPDRGYDDSGSGRRERDKSIAARRDEGGVNLNNWGTQNVQQNWVALQQQQLQQLQQMGNAALMGQNMLGQNMMGQNMLGQNMMAAGMNLGLNPAMASANNILSNLNPSLLPPMAASNTGLLGNGPSNSALQPTIGPQVYPEQTMAGSVGMDTQGSSQQGTLPITAYTRPNCSLEPPPPDMPMQKQKEKPEGCRTVFIGGLPESINEHIINEIFYVCGEITSIRISKGKGENARKFCHLRFGAKESVDTAVLFSGYRLYTRGENMAIESSRIFVDYAASRDDQQDYERELRAQAREERHRYREEMEKIRLVEEETEKKVKFFTDHAASELLHNLRNEQGSFYESFSTLTQWLERGEVTRKTVATFYALLNCIHNHIKRLVKEKKENEEIVERQKLEQYWRAKKVRDQGETILTVFNAACQKKCWDHFSKAQRRNISDWQKQVMEEMKLIEESEQPVKQDSVGMDLDEDSQGQPEESIKDQVESQTLETTVTAAAKGDQTANQTEAVGAKAAFDPEDAKARAQAAGLKALAEKNTSLMWEVESYKNEMELLRDKYAAVFDEKDSQIARLTVALQGLQQYLQNAVLKPPQIKSSNIEVVVTKEEAKEDIETADMEIEGKAKEPADENIDTIDMETEMEPAEVEKADEVEVGKADEVEVGKADEVEVGKADEEEEGAAEPEGVADEQPAEEAKEKSKPAGRRASRRGKKQATQVEESQEDKTDAEKEKKKPKAKRGATKKKEEKEQKSEEEEDQAKSSSQEENVGESQEESAAKNQDEVVPDADEGGPDDKAPVTPKASDDTTQKPPVDTPSGTEAKQLDLPHPIQLVRLSENEMALVGVLCSFLSACPSGASAQQITAHVQRHVPGANQETVDKALTSLPMLFEQESEPVGQAWRFCGFTVGKQ from the exons ATGGCATTACTAAGAAGAAATGCAGCACAACCAGACATGGACTTCCCGTCGCAAATGATGAACAACACACAGCCAATGATAAACCCAATCTACAACCTCACAGACATGCAGCCGTCTGCGCTGTTGCCGCAAGAAACTATGCCTATGATGCAATATTCAGCAGTCGCCAACACCCAAGATGAGTTTGGTCGTGACAGTTATGGCAGGAATGTGGAATATGATTCCTCGATGGATAGAACAAGCCGCAGAGACTCCAACTCCAGGGATGATGGGATGAAACGCGGACAAGACTGGGATGCGTCACAGAGGTCAGATGGAGGCTCACGATATGACAAGCGCAGACGCAGAAGCAGCTCATCTGAGCGTCAACCTAGTACCTTCTTTGGCCGACCGCTGGCTAGGAGAGATAACAGAGATGACAGAAGAGAGTCGTCACTCGACAGGAGCTCAAAATGGGATAGAAGCAGGGATCGGAGTCCAGATAGAGGGTATGATGATTCTGGGAGTGGCCGCAGGGAGAGAGATAAGTCAATAGCGGCAAGAAGAGATGAGGGAGGAGTGAATCTAAACAACTGGGGAACCCAGAACGTGCAACAGAACTGGGTAGCACTTCAGCAACAACAGCTGCAACAACTGCAACAGATGGGAAATGCCGCCCTGATGGGTCAAAACATGTTAGGGCAGAACATGATGGGTCAAAACATGTTAGGGCAGAACATGATGGCAGCAGGGATGAATCTTGGACTAAACCCGGCTATGGCCTCAGCAAACAACATCCTCTCTAACCTCAACCCCAGCTTACTCCCTCCCATGGCTGCTTCAAACACAGGCTTGCTAGGCAATGGACCATCAAACAGTGCCCTGCAGCCCACAATTGGACCTCAAGTTTATCCTGAACAGACAATGGCTGGGTCAGTAGGCATGGATACTCAAGGGTCCAGCCAGCAAGGCACTCTCCCTATCACAGCATACACCCGCCCTAACTGCTCCCTAGAGCCTCCACCCCCCGACATGCCCATGCAGAAGCAGAAAGAGAAGCCTGAAGGCTGCCGCACAGTCTTCATCGGTGGTCTCCCTGAGTCCATCAATGAGCACATCATCAATGAAATCTTTTATGTCTGCGGTGAGATCACAAGTATCAGGATCTCTAAAGGGAAAGGAGAGAATGCTAGGAAGTTCTGCCATCTTAGGTTTGGTGCTAAGGAGTCTGTGGATACTGCAGTACTATTCTCAGGATATCGCCTGTACACCAGGGGTGAGAACATGGCCATTGAGTCATCTCGCATCTTTGTAGACTATGCAGCCTCCAGAGACGACCAGCAGGACTACGAGAGGGAGCTTAGAGCCCAGGCCAGAGAGGAGCGTCACAGATACAGAGAAGAAATGGAGAAGATCAGATTAGTTGAGGAAGAAACAGAGAAAAAGGTGAAGTTCTTTACAGACCATGCTGCATCAGAGCTACTGCACAATCTGCGCAATGAGCAGGGCTCATTCTACGAGTCATTCAGCACCCTGACTCAATGGCTAGAAAGAGGCGAGGTTACTCGCAAGACAGTTGCAACCTTCTATGCATTGTTGAATTGTATACACAATCATATAAAGAGGCTGGTTAAGGAGAAGAAGGAGAATGAAGAAATAGTGGAGCGCCAGAAATTGGAGCAGTACTGGAGGGCTAAGAAAGTCAGAGACCAAG GAGAGACAATCTTGACTGTTTTCAATGCAGCATGTCAGAAAAAATGCTGGGACCACTTCAGCAAGGCGCAGAGAAGAAACATCTCTGATTGGCAGAAACAAGTAATGGAG GAAATGAAACTGATTGAGGAATCCGAGCAACCAGTAAAACAGGACTCGGTAGGTATGGACCTTGATGAGGATTCCCAGGGACAACCAGAGGAAAGTATCAAAGACCAGGTAGAAAGCCAGACACTGGAGACCACAGTGACGGCGGCTGCTAAAGGTGACCAGACAGCCAACCAAACTGAAG CAGTGGGTGCAAAGGCTGCTTTTGATCCAGAGGACGCCAAAGCAAGAGCTCAGGCTGCAGGGCTGAAAGCCCTCGCTGAGAAAAACACAAGCCTTATGTGGGAAGTGGAGTCTTACAAAAACGAGATGGAGCTTCTCAGGGACAAATATGCAGCAGTCTTCGATGAGAAGGATAGTCAG ATAGCACGGCTCACTGTTGCCCTGCAAGGCTTGCAGCAGTATCTACAGAACGCTGTGCTCAAGCCTCCCCAG ATCAAATCAAGCAATATTGAAGTTGTTGTAACAAAAGAAGAAGCAAAAGAGGATATAGAAACTGCAGATATGGAGATTGAAGGCAAAGCAAAGGAACCAGCTGATGAAAACATAGACACTATTGATATGGAGACTGAGATGGAGCCAGCTGAGGTGGAGAAGGCCGATGAGGTAGAGGTGGGGAAGGCCGATGAGGTTGAGGTGGGGAAGGCCGATGAGGTTGAGGTGGGGAAGGCAGATGAGGAAGAGGAAGGAGCTGCTGAACCAGAGGGAGTGGCAGACGAACAACCTGCTGAGGAAGCTAAGGAGAAGAGCAAACCTGCAGGCAGAAGGGCGAGCAGACGAGGAAAGAAGCAGGCAACACAAGTAGAGGAGTCCCAAGAAGACAAGACAGACGCAGAG aaagagaaaaagaaaccCAAAGCTAAACGAGgggctacaaagaaaaaagaggaaaaagaacaaaaatctgaggaggaggaggatcAGGCGAAAAGTTCAAGCCAAGAGGAAAACGTGGGAGAGAGTCAGGAAGAGTCAGCAGCTAAGAACCAGGATGAAGTTGTCCCTGATGCTGATGAGGGGGGGCCTGATGACAAGGCACCTGTCACACCTAAGGCTAGCGACGACACTACCCAGAAACCTCCAGTGGACACGCCAAGTGGGACTGAGGCCAAACAACTTGATCTCCCTCACCCTATACAGCTGGTGCGATTATCGGAGAACGAAATGGCATTGGTGGGAGTCCTGTGTTCATTCCTTTCCGCGTGCCCCTCTGGAGCCTCGGCACAGCAGATAACTGCTCATGTACAGCGCCATGTGCCGGGGGCCAATCAGGAGACTGTTGACAAGGCGCTGACAAGCTTACCCATGCTGTTTGAGCAAGAGAGTGAACCTGTGGGTCAGGCATGGAGGTTCTGTGGCTTTACTGTAGGCAAGCAGTAG